One Fragaria vesca subsp. vesca unplaced genomic scaffold, FraVesHawaii_1.0 scf0511065, whole genome shotgun sequence genomic window, TTAGTAtatattttaacaaaaaactTTAAACATGCATTTATTTTAAACATAAGTCTTTTTGAAAACGATTATACATATAAAACGATTAACAAGGAAGAAAACATTtgacaatattcatattaattgcaattaataattttttaattatgtaaatatgtataagGTAATGAAACCTTAGGAAAATGTATAAGGTAattatgtaaatatgtataagGTAATGAACACTAGATGACCAGATCTAAAGGTCACTGTTACCCAAACCCCTGATTCCCTTatttagaaaagaaattaattaattaaattaaatagaaaataaaataaaaagaaaatatattgtaaactaaaaagtaaaatattattcaataataaaaatgaaatatataatgagttttttaaatatttttagttccgtctcctaagagCTTTGGAGATGGAAATGATTTCGTCTTCTAAGTACTTGGGAGACGATCTTAGTAGACGGAACCTAGGTTTCCGTCGCCTAATTACCTATCTCACAGCACTTAGCAGACATAACTTAGTCGACGAACATTTCGTCtactaagtacttaggagacgaaatataTGACTTTAGGAGGCGAAATAGTTTTGTCTCCTAATTgctattttccagtagtgtcTTATGAAATCAATGTTATCTCCTCAGTTATTTGATTAGTCTTCACTATGTTTTGCTAAACATTGTCAGGTCGGCATGCCTCGAAAGAAGAGGGTGCGGGATAATGAATGCACTGGTTATGCATTTGATCTTTCTGATCATCATCTGCGTTGCATTCTTCCTTCCACAACTAGCCAAATGGAAAGTGGCAGCGGTCGTGGTAGAAAGACGGGGCGTTTTAGTAGTGTTAGGTTAGCTGCTTTGGAAATTGATGCTGCATCTCATGCAAGCTCATCAACTGCAAGTGCTGTTATCCTGAATGATAATGGAAATTGTTCACTTGATAGAGGAATTGATGCATTGGGGATGCATGAGGTTAATATTGGACAAGCATCTtatcaaaggaaaagaagagcaAGAGGTTTGTGTTGGAgttgttgtatttttgtattgtGTTGTCTAAGTTGAGTTTGTATAATTTGTGTTTGAAATTGTCTGCTACTTTGTTTGCAGCTCTCAGACCCACATATGTAGATTTTGGAGATATGACAAATGTGTGTGTTGATTGTGATGCGTTATTTTGGTTGCCCGAGTCGAAGCATGTTCCACGTGATGCTAGGCCCATCTACACAGGTTGCTGCCAAGAAGGTCGGATTAGGTTACCATCTGTTAAACCGACTCCAGATTTTTTAGAATACCTTCTTGATCCCAATAATGGTATAGAGTGTGTGAATTTCAGGAAAAATATTCGGGGTTATAACACAATGTTCGCATTTACATCTATAGGAGCTAATGTGGACACAACAGTTAATGATGGCCATGGTCCTTATGTCTTTAAAATTAGTGGTCAAATCTATCATCTTATGGGTTCATTGGTGCCTCCACAGGGTGAATGTCCAAAATTTGCACAGTTGTATATACATGATACTGAGAATGAAGTTGTCAATCGACAACGAGTTATCGATGGTTTGGATCCTGATGTTATTAGTAAGCTGATTGACATGTTTGATGGTAACAATGAATTGGTTCAATATTACCGGTCAATCCGAGCCAAGTATGATGATGACTCTTTGCGTTCTTTTAATCTAACAATTATTGATAGTGAAGTGGCAAGTGACAGGCAATATGATGTACCAAGTAGCTCTGAGGTTGCTGGGCTCATTGTTGGTGATATTGGATTGTATGAACCTGAAAGAGATATTGTTGTTGAAGGAATTGACAGTGGTTTACAACGGGTTTCGAGACTGCATCCAAAGTTCATGTCATTTCAGTACCCAGTGTTATTCCCTTATGGTGAAGATGGTTATCACCTTGGGTTGCAATTATCACCTGGCAAGGACAATGTGGTGCGTAAAAGAACTAAATTGTCCATGCGTGCTTTCATTTCTTACCAAATACATGAACGTGCAAATGAATCAATTACTTTACTAAAAGGAGGCCGATTGTTTCAGCAATTTTTAGTTGATGCATATGCAAATGTTGAAGAAGACCGATTGTTTTATATTAGGCAAAATCAACGGGATATTAGGAGTGAGACATATGAGGGTATATGTGATGCTTCATTAAGAGGGGATAACAATGGTGAGAATGTTGGAAAAAGAGTTATATTACCTAGCACTCACACTGGGAGCCCACGGTATATGATCAAGCATTACCATGATGCTATGGCTCTTTGTCGGAAATATGGTCCTCCTGATTTGTTCATTACGTTTACTTGCAATTCAAAATGgcctgaaattgaaagagcattacaaaacaaacatgGTAAGAAAACAGAAGATCGTCCTGATGTTGTGGCAAggatttttaaaatgaaacaCGATGATCTTATTGAGTATGTCAAGTCTGGAAAGCCATTTGGTAAGATCATTGCAGGTATGTTCTGTTTAAAGTGTTTTGTTTGCCTTGCTGCATATTGAAATCCTTATTTGTTGATAATATGATATGCAGATGTTGCAACGATCGAGTTTCAAAAAAGAGGATTGCCGCATTCTCATATGTTATTTTGGTTGGCTGAGAACAATAAATGTTATTCAGGTGCTGATATTGATTCAATAATATCAGCTGAGATACCTGATAAGGAATTGGATCCAATTTTGTATAACATTGTGAATCAGTTTATGATCCATGGTCCATGTGGTGTCTTAAATCGTAAGTCACCATGTATGCGATCAAATAAATGCAAGAAATCATTTCCAAAAGATTACACAGAAATGACATTGTTTGAGACAAATAAACTTCCTGTGTACAGACGTCGTGATGATCCCTCTAAATTTGTCATGAAGAATGATGTGTGTGTTGATAATGGCTTTGTTGTTCCTTATAATGCTGAACTTTTGCTAAGGTATAATGCACATATAAATGTAGAATCATGTTGTCAATCAATGTTGATAAAATATTTGTTCAAATATATAAGCAAAGGGCCAGATCGAGCAAGGGTTGGTTTTCAATCTGATCTTAGTGATGAGATTGCAATGTACTTGAATTGTAGGTATATATCTGCGCCTGAAGCTGCATGGAGACTGTTTGAATATCCGATTCATTCTCGCCATCCACCTGTTGAATTGTTAAAAATACATTTGCCTGGACAACAACGTATAGTTTTTGGCCAAAATCAGCCACTTGCATCCGTTATTTCTAGAGAAGGATCAAAAGATACTAT contains:
- the LOC101313170 gene encoding uncharacterized protein LOC101313170, yielding VGMPRKKRVRDNECTGYAFDLSDHHLRCILPSTTSQMESGSGRGRKTGRFSSVRLAALEIDAASHASSSTASAVILNDNGNCSLDRGIDALGMHEVNIGQASYQRKRRARALRPTYVDFGDMTNVCVDCDALFWLPESKHVPRDARPIYTGCCQEGRIRLPSVKPTPDFLEYLLDPNNGIECVNFRKNIRGYNTMFAFTSIGANVDTTVNDGHGPYVFKISGQIYHLMGSLVPPQGECPKFAQLYIHDTENEVVNRQRVIDGLDPDVISKLIDMFDGNNELVQYYRSIRAKYDDDSLRSFNLTIIDSEVASDRQYDVPSSSEVAGLIVGDIGLYEPERDIVVEGIDSGLQRVSRLHPKFMSFQYPVLFPYGEDGYHLGLQLSPGKDNVVRKRTKLSMRAFISYQIHERANESITLLKGGRLFQQFLVDAYANVEEDRLFYIRQNQRDIRSETYEGICDASLRGDNNGENVGKRVILPSTHTGSPRYMIKHYHDAMALCRKYGPPDLFITFTCNSKWPEIERALQNKHGKKTEDRPDVVARIFKMKHDDLIEYVKSGKPFGKIIAGADIDSIISAEIPDKELDPILYNIVNQFMIHGPCGVLNRKSPCMRSNKCKKSFPKDYTEMTLFETNKLPVYRRRDDPSKFVMKNDVCVDNGFVVPYNAELLLRYISAPEAAWRLFEYPIHSRHPPVELLKIHLPGQQRIVFGQNQPLASVISREGSKDTMLTAWFRANVAKKTKDVANRLTYAEFPSQFVWDNDAKCWNPRQRGYVLGRLANVHPTSGELYYLRLLLNTRKGCKSFESVRTICGVVYSTYQEACRALGLLGDDKEWSNALTEAVPTATSSQLRHLFVTIIMHCDVSNPRRLFQTYWRHMCDDILYNVRSEFMMQHLDIPESELHNALLFELELLLSNVGSSLAKYHLPLPDKEKMIQLRNKQLRKELDYDCVALEKEHLSLVSELNDGHRLIYETVIDVVYNKIASSGIASLLLPNGRTAHSRFKIPIDLTDGSISTITKGTHLAELIEKTDLIIWDEAPMTDKCCFESLDTSLRDILSYRYQGGVVPPFGGMPIVLGGDFRQILPVVTDCSKAKIIDASINSSLLWPLFKVFHLTENMRLRKKGTSECEKMQISNFAQWLLHVGDGNMCVMCMMMTTTWMHPG